Sequence from the Peromyscus eremicus chromosome 4, PerEre_H2_v1, whole genome shotgun sequence genome:
tCTACATGTGCATGAGCAGAGGACTGAGGAGAATGTTTAGTGTCCTCTTATATTACTTTTTTCCTTACTCcattgacacagggtttctcactgatcCTAGAGCTAGGCTGTTGGCTAACAGACCCCAGTGATCCTTCTGTGTCCACACCattcccacagcactggggttataggcacataCCATCCTGTCCAGTCTTTTTAAACATGGATTCCAAGGATCAgagttcaggtcctcatacttgctcaGTAAGTCTTACCTTCAGATCCATCTCTACTGCTTGTGTCTGAAGTTTCTTACCACACCCAGGTGAGATACATGTCCTGAAACcacagaagaaaagctgtggCTTATTTTTCCCTGGCAAAGTTGGTCTCCCATGAAGCTGGTGCTCAAACACTTTTATGCTTCAGAACAGCATGTGCTCTCTGGGTCCCAATGATGAGCAGAATCATGTCCAGGAGCTGGCCCCAGAGGACTGGAGATGTATCCCACACAGCCCTGCCAGCCCTGCTCAGACCCCCTAGATGAGGGACCTTCCTGACTTACACACATCTGTGCCTGAACAGCGCCAAATAAATCCTCCATCTTCAGCACGGCCCCTCCCTGCCTCGATGACCCCCAAATATCACAGTCTTTCTCAGCGCTCCAAGCTTTCTAAATGACTTATCTGAATGAaacacctgtgaccccaggggTTTGAAGCTGCTGGCCTACCTCAGGTCCTGAGGGAGATTACTATAAAAGAGGAAAGAGCTACAATGTGGTGGCTTTATTGTGCCTTCTGGCTGCCAAGGAAGAATTGTGTAGTCTCAGAGCTAAAGATAGTAATCATggctgttatttattaagcacctactgtATGCCAGAAGTCATGTTTACATCATCTTCCCAGGGTGATGCTTTTGTCCACTTTTTGCAGAGGAAACACAGATGCtcagagggttttttgtttttttgttttttaatactaAACTAATCATCTGAGTGAAAGAGATGAGTCTCATCCACTATGTGCCTTTGGCTAGTCACACTATCCTGAGACTTGTCCTACAGAAAGAGTTCATCCTAGATACCACTCAGTGGGCTGCAGAGTGCAGAGGGGGCAACCATCGTGGCTCCCAAGAACTCAATCGATGGCAACTTCAGTTGTATCTCGGCACCCATGGGATACCCAAATCCAAAAATGTTCAAGGCCCTCATCCAAGATGGAGGAGATTTGCGTGTAACCTACACACATCCTGCCGACTATTTTAAGTCATCTCTGGATTTCTTATAATACCCGATATGATGcaaatgctatgtaaatagttGTTCTATGCGTTGTTTAGGGAAGAGTGACAAGAAAAAGTCTGTCACTATTCAGTTCAAATGCAGCGTTTTCAACAGTATTTTACATTTGTGGTTGGTTAGATTTAAGCACAGGGAGCCCCTGGGTTGGGGAGGATGGCTCTGCAGCCCTTCACCACTTTAGAGATCTTAAAGCTGCTGGTGTCTTGATGATGTGACTTCTTCAAGTGACACCCTCCTTGCTGTGCCCTCAACATATTAGGTGGCTATTAGGGAGCAAGTTATTTGTTCACAAATGGAAAAGTGGCATTTGCTACCTGGAAAAGGTGCTGGGTGATAATGGGCAATTTGGAGTAATACCCAAGGGACACTGCCTCCTTCCCAATTACCCTATGTTCTTTCAGGACCAGAAGTGCTTCTGCTTGCCTGGTGGGGCTgcttgttgtctgtctgtctctttaatAACTAATTAGAAATCAAGACCCACCTTTGACTTTCTCAACACACAAGTGATCTTTGTTTCCAACCCTAAACAAAAGCCCCCcagattaaagaaaaacaaaacaaaaacatccctAGCCTCTCCCTTTCATGGCACTTGGCATGGGTGAGACCTACTAGGatgtgaagagagagaagaaaccccATTCAGTGAATCCCTAAGTTCTTACAGGGAGAACTTAAGAATGAAGTCTAGGGCTGGGgagactcagtggttaaagagcttGTACCGCTCTTGCcgaggaccctagttcagttcctagcaccacgtcaggtgcctcacaaccacccgtgactccagctccaggagatccagtgccctcttctggcctcttcaggaaccCACTCATGTATAGACAcacttaaaaaatttaatttttttttttaataaaaacctgggtCAGCCAGTcggtggtagtacatgcctttaattccagcactcaggaggcagaggcaggtggatctctgtcagttcaaggccagccagttccaggacaggctccaaagctacagagaaaccctgtctcgaaaaacaaaaaacaaaacaaaacaaaaatctgggtCAAGGACAGATTTGTGTGCCTTCATGTTTGAGAagcatctctgtgtgtctgtcatccAAAAGCAGGAAGCTCCCAGGGCCTCACTTCATTCTCACTGCATCCAGAAAGGAGAAACATTGCTCCCCATTTCACAGGTGTGGCTCTGGGAGGTGCACACACCTCGGAGCAGCCATTGGGTTCCACCTTCGTGGCTGTCCTACAGTACTGTTTGTTTCCTGTGTTTACTTCTGCAAATACTTCCTCTGGGTTGGCAGAGTTTCCAGGAATGCGGTTAGGAGTAGTTAAAGCAAAGAATGAGATAGGTCAGCAATCTCATGTGTGCCCAGGTCATGGAAACGCTCAATGCAGAGAAGACTTAGCTCTCAGGCCTGGAGTTCCTGGCCTTACCTTACTGTCTGACCCGCTCATTTCATGGAACCTTTGCCTCCTCCTCAGACAGAAGGCTAAGGACATGGCCATCCCAGCTTTATCAGGAGGAAGATTAATGAATAGTGTCAGCAGACTGGAGACACGGACACAGTTTAGAATTAGAACATGTACTGAGTGCACATACAGCGCTGTGGCCAACCCCTAGGGCCCCAGTCATGATGATGATATCTAGGTAGGCTGCTTACACGTCACTCCCTTTACTTGGCCTTCACAGTCCTGTCTCTTCTCTGTAAATGCTCCTCTAGCCAAACCTTCTCCGCCGGTGGTATCCGGCCCAGCAAGCAGGGTCACACCTGAGCAGACAGTGAACTTCACCTGCAAGTCTCATGGCTTCTCTCCCCGGAACATCACCCTAAAGTGGTTCAAAGATGGGAAAGAGCTCCCTGGCTTCCAGACCACCGTGGACCCTGAGGGAGGGAGTGTCTCCTACAACATCTCCAGCACAGCCCAGGTGGTACTGAAGCCCGGGGATGTTCATTCTCGGGTCATCTGCGAAGTAGCCCACGTCACCTTGAAAGGAAGCCCTCTTCGTGGGACTGCTAACTTGTCGGACACCATCCGAGGTAGATGTCCTTGACTTCTAGCCCAAGTACACAGCAACCATTACCCTATGGCTAGCACCACGCTGGTAGTTGCATTTATGTTACCAACAGCAACTGCAGTTGCTGGGCACCCAGTGTGAGCCACATACACCCTTACCTGCtagtttcatttgttttcctctggttactgctttcccactccatgcCAGAAGCTGCATGCATTGACTTCATTCATTATCACCCTGACAGTAGCTACCGGTCCCCAGACCAGGCACCTGCTGTGTTCTGGGTGCTCCGCTTAGTGATCCCATTCACATTCAGACCCGCAGTGTTTGACCGGATGCATGCCTAGCGGTCCTCTGTTCGCTGCGGTGGGAGAGgctcatctctgcagcccctcctCTGCAGTTTAAGATTAGAGCTTCTGCCTCTACTGTTTCAGTTTCACCCATCCTGGATGTCACCCACCAGCCCACAGTGGCAGGCAACCCGGTGAACGTCTCCTGCCAGGTGCAGAAGTTCTACCCTGACAAACTCCGGCTGACCTGGCTGGAGAATGGAAACATCACCCGGACAGAGGATCCTAAGCTCCCGGCTTTGACGGAGAACAAGGATGGGACCTATAACTGGACAAGCTGGCTCTCGGTGAACACGTCTGCCCATAGAGAGAACGTGGTGCTCACATGCCAGGTGGAGCATGATGGGAAGCCAGCGGTCACCAAAAACCATACCCTGCCGGTCTCTGCCCACCAGAAGGAGCAGGGCATGGACGCCACCCCTGGTGAGGCTTCTACTCCCATtgactggcttttttttaaaaaaaaaaaacaaaaacaaaaaaacaaaaaaaccccaaaactttaTCTTGATGTTATCTGTTTTTTAATGTTAAAGTCACATATAATGCTTGTTATAGAAGTCTATAAACTAAGCACAATTTAAAGTGGGCTCCTCTTCCCCAACTCTCATACCCCTAGAGAGAACACTGTTAAGATTTGGTTTCCTGTTGGGTCTTTTGACAAAGTACAccaaagaagagggaagagaaagggccgGTCTTTGCTTGCATCCTACCTCCTGTCTTCTTCACCTAACAATTGCTTTGTCCCCGCGGCCCCTCCCTACGctcaccctctctggcctctgctccctGCCCTGTACCTGCCTGTGCTCCTCCACCTCCCGTAGATGCTGGTGGCCTGGCTCGAGGGCAGCCAGTACTGCAAAGAGCATCCTCGTTCATACGGTCGCCAGGTGGCTATTTCCGTGGGACAGTCTGCCCACGACGATTTCTAGACCAAGGCGTGTGTGTCCACGACAGTGCCATGCTCCGCTGTCCTGTGACAGCATGTCGATGGTGTCGCCTCAGCCCCTCGAGTGTGCTGTCCACCAAGAGCTCTTCTCTTGGACAGTGACCACAGGCAATAGCTTTTTGGCTCTGTCCCGTCGTTTGTCCCCACCACAACAGATGCTTTGTGCAGAGCAGAGGCTCTGAAGGGAAGAGAACAGGGGCCATTTTCTCATTCCTCCTTCAGAGACGATCCAGGAAACCCCAGACCTGCGTTGTGCTCCTTTCATTTTACCCATGCCTGGTTCTCATAGGATGCATAGAACTTGCAGGCGGGACATGTTGGTGTCCACAATGGCTCTATCACTGACTTGCTGTGTGATCTTGGACATgttgcgcgctctctctctctctctctctctctctctctctctctctctctctctctctctctctctctctctctctctctgtctctgagccTCTGCATGTTATGGACATGTTGAAGGGGATAGATTTTTGTCGCTCCTCAGTTGATAAGGGCCACAACTGTCTTACTTAACACTGTAGCTTCAGAGCACACCAAACATGGTAGGGAATCACTAAATAAATACCCCGGGACAGGATGAAAGGTTTGTCCGGCCATCCTTGGTGCTGTAGGATGAGGTAGAGATTAGTATTGGCCCCAGTAGAGGAAACCAGCAGGGGAACATGGTTCCATGGATGTGGATGAGAACTAGTTGGGATAGTTATTTGAGTTCACATTTCTGTGTCACGGAGCCCTGCCATGTACTGTTCTGTGGTCTAGGACCTGCCTGGCCCCTGCcgtgagcgcgcgcgcgcacacacacacacacacacacacacacacacacacacacacacactgtgggttACGTCCTGGGCATAGAGAGTGTGAAGCTCTGGGTGCTCCACAGAGCCCATGCCAGCAGCATGATCTTCACCGTCTTCCATGGCCCCTCCACCTGACAGTCGCTGACTTGATTTCCAGTGGCTCTGTCCTGCGGTTGTGGCAGATGAGAAGGGAAGGTTTTCCATTCCTCGAGATAGGGAGTGTGGTTTCTGCTGGTGTCCTGCAGCTACTTTCTCTGTGGCCACCAGCAGCGTGCGTGCCTGCGTGCGTTCTGCTCGTGAGTGACCTGTGTGTGTGGGTAGGCAAGCCTGGACATCTAGGAAGAATCAGCCAGATGCCCACGGCTAAGGCTAACTGGTGAAAtccttcttccttgtcctcagATAATAATTCTCCCAGCCAGAACATCTTCATCGCTGTGGGTGTGGTGTGCGCTTTGCTAGTAGTCCTGATGATGGCGGCCCTCTACCTCCTCCGGATCAAACAGAAGAAAGGTGAGTGGGATTGATCTCTGCTTTCTCTCAGGGCCGTCCTTCTCACAGGATGGCCACTGGTGTCTTAAGCATATGCGACTTCCCATGACAAGAAGACCAGAGGGTAGTCCTGGGGTTGATGGGACAGCTTCACCACTGCCCCAGGTCTCATGTCTTCGTGGGGTTGCTACTGAGGTAGTAGGAAATGTGGAGTTGCCAGGGTGGCAAGGGGGACCTCAGAGACTCTTCCTGCCAGCCTCAGAGAGGAAGTGCCTGAGCTGCTGCAGCCTTCCAcgtccctcgtgtgtgtgtgtgcaggttccaTGTTAACAGGTTTCCTAGTTAGTTCTCCCAACTACCGCCAAGGAAAGTGGGCGAGCTGGTGGAGTGTCCATGTAAGATATTAGGCAAGTGCCTGGATACGCAGTGCTTAATAAAGGCAGCTCCTGCAGCCAGTGTCCTGTATAAGCCCCTCCCAGGAAAGCCTCCTCACGGCAGCGAGGTACATGGCCTTAAACTCCATAGGGGAAgttgcgagttccaggccaggccatCTTTCCATTGTGTgcgcacatatatgtgtgtgtgtgtgtgtgtggttatggcTGGGCGAGGCCTCTGACCCGGAAGCCAGCAAACAAGCTCCAGACCCTTGTTTCATACTCGCCGCCTCAGCCTCCAccagcttcccttcccccagctgagGTTGCTTTAATGTTGCATTCCGTCACAGTAACAGTAGAGGAAGCCGGCAGGGGGCAAGCAGTTCATCTGACCTGTTCGAGGTCACACCGCTAATTAGGGGCACTGATTTGGAGGGTAGCTCTGAGGCCCAAGTGAACTGCTGTGTAATAACGGGTCTGCCACCTTCTGGGACCTACCAGTATACATCTTCTTCACTCTGCCGGAGGAGACTGTTTTGGGCTGGTTTTCCATAATGTTTATAGAATGTAACATTTTATATCTCAACTCAGTACACCCTTAATATCAACTTGAAGctctgaggttttctttttttatattctgttctcttggctgtttaaaaaaaaaatgccagttgTGACCCTCAGGAACCACTGCCTGAAAACAAGCACCACCCCGAGCTGCCATTCCGGAGCTGTGTGTCTGCTCAGGAGGGACAGTGTGGCCCACCCGTCTCCCATCCCTACGGCACCCCTCCGTCTGTGTCCCACAGTTTCTGTCCCCTCTGGACCAACTGGAAGGACTCATCTCTGAAACAGCAGCCAAGCCTCAAGTCCTGTCTAAGGActtgagttattttattttatttttttttttatttttgcatgacTATTCCCAGAGTGCCTTGAGGGGGCACATAGGTGGGGCCCCTGCTCCACTCGAGGTAGACTCGAGCGGTCCGTCCTTTCAGAGGCCCAGCACTGGGGGCCATGCAAGCTCCTCATGGAAGCTCGTTGTTGTGTGGCTCAGCATCAATGCCTAAGAGATCGGAGGAGGAATAGTGGCCTGGAGGGCTGTGAACACAGGAGACCACCCAACCCGTGAGTGGTGAGTGTGTGGAGAGCCCGGCTCCCATACACAGGCTCAAGCAACAGGGACAGACAAAATGTGCTCAGTCCAGACCCACAGTACCTCTGATGCTTTGCATGTAATAATGCAATCAATTCTCACCACAGACCTTGGGGGCCTCACtgacccattttacagatgaggagactgaTGCGTGGCAGCATTATAAGACTTGTTCAGAACCTCATGGCTGGTAGGCCAGAATTCAGAACCAGAGAACACGTTAGGATCTcctccacacaccacaccacctctctctcccctctctctcctctacccTGAAGAGCCACCCCTTCTCCCCTATCATGGCTACATTCTGGGGGAAGGACCCCATTTTACCTGCCAGCTCTGTGGGTCTGGGAAGATAACCATTGTCTGGTTTAAAATGAGGACAGTCTCTGTCCTTGGACTCCCAAAGATGGCTGTGCCCAGTGCTTGGCTCCAGTACCCCCATTCAGATGTGGCATGCTGGCTGCAGCCCCCTCTGCACCTGCTCGCCTGCAGATCCAGTTCCTGAGAAGCCCCAGTCTGCTGCACCCGGCTGCCTGAGCTCATCATCCTGGGGTGGCCTGTGCAAAGTGCAGTGCTGAGCCCGTCACGGTGCATATGCTGCTTTTTAGTTGTGATTTTATAACAAAATGGGGATCAGACTGCTGCAGATATAGTGTAATCCCCCAGAGATAATCTGTGGGATGCCCTTCCTGCACCACAGACCTGAAAACACGGAAGCAGACAGCTGCTTTCTTGGAAAGTGAGACTGGGTAAATATGGATGCCATGGCTAGCCCTGCGAGTCAACGttcacagacaggaagtgacccACCCTGGGGTTCACACCTGCTCCCCAACTCAAATTCTTGCTTGAATCTACTCTCCAACACTGTGGGACCTAGTTGGGGTCTGCCAAAGTTATGGGCTTGAATGGAGATGGAACCCCAGCAGGGAATAGGAAGCCACCTGGGCCCTCTGAGGCTGAAAGCTGTGTGGGACTGGTTGGCATCTTACAAGAGAGGGATGTAGTAGCCTAGCTTAGCCCTCTGGATTTTTCCTGGAAGATGGTGGATGATGGTAGACCATCTATTGGCTTGGCATTAGGCCTTCCCTGAGCTAACTCTCCCCGCATCCCTGAGATGTGAGAAGTTACACAGAAAATTGTTTCTGGTTAAATAACCaccttttctttgtctctttcagcCAAGGGGTCGACTTCTTCCACAAGGTAAGTACATCTGTGGACCAGGATACTATTGTAGTAACAGTTGTTTTAAATCTGTGTGCGCGCACATGTTTGTGTTCACAAATGTGGACATGTTCATGAATGTGTGCCGCAGCATGCATTTGAAGGTCGCAGCGAATACCTTGGTCCTTGCCTCCACTTGGAGATCGGGCCTCTGGTTCCACTCTGTAGGTCAGGTTAGCTGGCCGATGAACTGGGGTCACTCCTGTCTTTATCACCCATCTCCCCTTAGGATCGCTGGGATTGCAGAGAGACTTAAGCTGCCTCATCTGACTTTatttgggttctggagatctaaACTTGGTATTCATGCACAGCAGGCACTTCACCCACTGACCCATCCACTCAGACTTCCCCCCTTTTCCTTAGTTGTCTAACAGACCCCAAAATACTGTAAATCACCACCCTCGCTCATACCTGTCCATATTCCTTTCTCTCTTGTACCCTGCTTGTCAGGACTGTTTTTGATTATTGCCTTAAAGGAGTAGGTTTCAGGACACATTCGAATTGGTAGCTCGAGGTCTTTGCCTAATCCCCACTGACAGTGTTGGGGGTAGCATCCTTCCCTGTGCCCTCTGTGCTCATGAAATCCTGCACACTCCACTGgactcatctccccagcccttagtCATGTTGCCCTCCTTCCTTCT
This genomic interval carries:
- the Sirpa gene encoding tyrosine-protein phosphatase non-receptor type substrate 1 isoform X2; the protein is MEPAGPAPGRLGPLLLCLLLSAFGSGAGSTQKELKVIQPEKSVSVDAGDPAILNCTVTSLFPVGPIQWFRGTGQNRHLIYSFTGEKFPRITNVTDATKRNNLDFSIRISNVTPADAGIYYCVKFQKADSDKELRSGGGTVLNVLAKPSPPVVSGPASRVTPEQTVNFTCKSHGFSPRNITLKWFKDGKELPGFQTTVDPEGGSVSYNISSTAQVVLKPGDVHSRVICEVAHVTLKGSPLRGTANLSDTIRVSPILDVTHQPTVAGNPVNVSCQVQKFYPDKLRLTWLENGNITRTEDPKLPALTENKDGTYNWTSWLSVNTSAHRENVVLTCQVEHDGKPAVTKNHTLPVSAHQKEQGMDATPDNNSPSQNIFIAVGVVCALLVVLMMAALYLLRIKQKKAKGSTSSTRLHEPEKNAREITQIQDTNDINDITYADLNLPKEKKPAPRAPEPNNHTEYASIETGKVPRPEDTLTYADLDMVHLSRAQPAPKPESSFSEYASVQVQRK
- the Sirpa gene encoding tyrosine-protein phosphatase non-receptor type substrate 1 isoform X1; its protein translation is MEPAGPAPGRLGPLLLCLLLSAFGSGAGSTQKELKVIQPEKSVSVDAGDPAILNCTVTSLFPVGPIQWFRGTGQNRHLIYSFTGEKFPRITNVTDATKRNNLDFSIRISNVTPADAGIYYCVKFQKADSDKELRSGGGTVLNVLAKPSPPVVSGPASRVTPEQTVNFTCKSHGFSPRNITLKWFKDGKELPGFQTTVDPEGGSVSYNISSTAQVVLKPGDVHSRVICEVAHVTLKGSPLRGTANLSDTIRVSPILDVTHQPTVAGNPVNVSCQVQKFYPDKLRLTWLENGNITRTEDPKLPALTENKDGTYNWTSWLSVNTSAHRENVVLTCQVEHDGKPAVTKNHTLPVSAHQKEQGMDATPDNNSPSQNIFIAVGVVCALLVVLMMAALYLLRIKQKKAKGSTSSTRLHEPEKNAREITQVQSLIQDTNDINDITYADLNLPKEKKPAPRAPEPNNHTEYASIETGKVPRPEDTLTYADLDMVHLSRAQPAPKPESSFSEYASVQVQRK